One part of the Triplophysa rosa linkage group LG5, Trosa_1v2, whole genome shotgun sequence genome encodes these proteins:
- the ncbp2as2 gene encoding protein NCBP2AS2: MVLRRIVNALINNAQVVEKLAESRPIRRAAQITAFAITKAQIAGKEASTKLLRSETVRQVREDTSKMPRDVQELGRRATRLRDTFVKEVKDGMRDASRQIKDKK; encoded by the coding sequence ATGGTGCTTCGGCGGATCGTCAACGCATTGATAAATAACGCTCAAGTGGTGGAGAAACTGGCCGAGTCTCGACCCATCAGACGGGCAGCCCAGATCACGGCCTTCGCCATTACTAAAGCACAGATCGCAGGGAAAGAAGCGTCGACTAAGCTGCTGAGGTCAGAAACCGTTCGCCAGGTACGAGAGGACACGTCAAAGATGCCCCGAGATGTGCAGGAATTGGGTCGGAGAGCAACAAGGCTTCGGGACACGTTTGTGAAGGAAGTAAAAGACGGGATGAGAGACGCCAGCAGACAGATCAAAGACAAAAAGTGA